A genomic window from Streptomyces brevispora includes:
- a CDS encoding cold-shock protein — MPTGKVKWFNSEKGFGFLSRDDGSDVFVHSSVLPAGVDALKPGQRVEFGVVAGQRGDQALSVAILDPTPSVAAAQRRKPDELASIVQDLTTVLENITPLLERGRYPDKASGTKIAGLLRAVADQLDV, encoded by the coding sequence TTGCCGACTGGCAAGGTCAAATGGTTCAACAGCGAGAAGGGCTTCGGCTTCCTCTCCCGCGACGACGGCAGCGACGTCTTCGTGCACTCGTCCGTGCTGCCCGCAGGAGTCGACGCCCTCAAGCCCGGCCAGCGTGTCGAATTCGGCGTGGTCGCCGGACAACGCGGTGACCAGGCACTTTCCGTGGCGATCCTCGACCCCACACCGTCCGTCGCGGCCGCCCAGCGCCGCAAACCGGACGAGTTGGCGTCGATCGTGCAGGACCTGACGACCGTCCTGGAGAACATCACCCCGCTGCTGGAGCGCGGCCGCTACCCCGACAAGGCCTCCGGCACCAAGATCGCCGGGCTGCTCCGCGCGGTCGCGGACCAGCTCGACGTGTAG